DNA sequence from the Brienomyrus brachyistius isolate T26 chromosome 18, BBRACH_0.4, whole genome shotgun sequence genome:
TAAGGAGACTACAGTTCTCTAGCCAAGAGAGTGTATAATTTAATATGAGCATCATGCCTCTTTACGAGCAATGGGTAGTTGGATTCGGAACTATCTTTATTCATGTGTAAATGAAAACCTTAATACCTTAGATCGACGATGCAGCTAGATCATTAATACACCTGTCCTAAACTCAGTGGCTCAGACAAATCTCCTAATCTTTGTCATCGTCACTTCCTCTTCCAACGCAAACCACGATCTATATACATGGAAAGTGCGATCTGCACTGCACGGTGACCTAACAGGGACTCGGGCAGAACAACTGCACTTCTCTAATTATACTGGTGCTTTTGAATGCAATTTCTACTGGATCCTTTCATAGGTTATATGGGTCATGTACTGCTTAGTACCAGTGTCAAGACGAGTTTCAGAAGAGCACCCAGAGGGgccgctagagattttgggccccgtgAAAGCATATTATATCGGCCCCCCCAactcagaccaatccaattatgttccagtTGTCATAACTTCCCTTCCTTTATGGTACCCCTGAGAGTATCTCATAGAAAATGTTCAAAACATTGTGGTTTTGAAGAGCACTACAATCAAATTATGAAAATGCTAGAATAGATGTTTCGAAGAATCCCCTTTAACGATGAGAGTGTATTCATCACTATCCTTTAAAGGGCTAGTCGTAATGAGTTGCTAGTGTAACATTTGCTAAGTACCAGTCTCAATATTAAATATACCCAttaaatatacaatatacagtacaggccaaaaagtttggacacaccttctcattcaatgtgttgtctttattttcaagaccattctcactgaaggcatgaaaactatgaatgaacacatgtggagttatgtacttaacaaaaaaaagtggcataactgaaaacatgttttcacatgctttgcacactcttggcattctcccgatgagcttcaagaggtagtcacctgaaatggttttccaacagtcttgaaggagttcccagaggtgtttagcaagggtgcaaagcagtaatcagagcaaagggtggctattttgaagaaactagaatataaaacatgttttcagttatgtcacctttttttgttaagtacgtaactccacatgtgttcattcatagatttgatgccttcagtgagaatctaccaatgtaaatggtcatgaaaataaagacaacacagggaatgagaatgtgtgtccaaacttttggcctgtattgTATGTGTTTTCTTTGAACATACTCTCAGGTAGCTACACATTTGTTTCGACTGATAGTATTGGGTATAACCCTGATTTACATGCTTTTCCATATTGTATGTGATATTATTTGACTAATTGTACAATGGGCTTcacatttcattacatttgaTTTTTCACATACTTCAAGGATTAACAAAACTTTATAAACCAATATGTAATTTGACATTGACTTCATTAAGAATTTAATTATAGGGGTTATTTATGTATAAGAGTTATTTTATCTATAATTAGTCCTAATTTTCCCTGCAAACCGGATAAGTGATTGCATGATAGACGGAACTTTTCTGTACAGTACAATATATCATCATCATGATCTTTACTGGTGCTTTAACTTGGGATCGCAAATTTATTCATGATGCTTCTATTACTAGTTATTACTGAAATTCATTTAATGTTCCATCCATGAGTTTCAAACATGGCCGTCAATGCCAGGCACTGATAGAAACAACCGAAATTGCGTTAACAGCAAGTGTGTCATTTCCTTTATTTCCTGCTTGCAGTGTGAATAATCGTTACGTGAAACTAAGGTGATGTGTGTCCtgcgtttttgttttttttacagctTGGCTTTGGCTCTTTTCTTGGAATCATCGGAGCCCATTTGATAGAGAACAAGAGGCAGATGGTAAGTATTCCTTTACTTTACTATATTGTCCACCTGTTGTACCACCTGTAACGTGCCGTAGCATCGAGAAAATCCGCAGTATGGTGTCATTTTTACACTTGATACTAACGTGCAAAGTAACGCTGTGCGTGATCTGGGAGGGCCTCTTCCCCACAGTCATAACAGCACAGCCTCGGAGCGTCGGcatcatgaccccccccccccccccccggccccccctgGCCCCCCCCGCCACATACGAGACTCTCTCCACCGCTTCACACCGTCCTTTTCACACATCGTGCATAAAATTACCCGCCGCACATCCTTTACATTTATCGTCGTTTCAGAGCTGGTTCAGAGAAGTCAAGACACTAGATCGGTGGCAACATGTTCCTGGGAGGAGTGTGAGACCGAGCTAGAAATAGCCCCCCACCCCTCGCAGTGTAACTGGAGGAGGGAACACCCTACAGGAATGCACACACGGTgtctctctggggggggggggggtcagtggcAGTCTGCCCCTCATGGAAGCAGTACGTACTTCATGAACATAGGCACAGAGCATCTCCCTCAGGCTGGTGACAGGAACCACACCCACTGACGGGCTGCAGTATGCCTGACTCTGAGCTGCTTACAGCCCCAAGCACACAAGCCTGAAGGAGGCAGCTATCTGCAGTGCAGCCGCTCGCCCtgcatccaaatgcatttttttttctgcttggtGCTAGTGGATTCATTTCTGATAGACGTGACACACAGACCTGTGAGGAATTTCACTTCATTTGCATCCTCTGCCAAGAAACAGAGGATAAGCTTGTGTCATTTTATAGAGACGGATTTCATCTGCATCAGTCTGACATCTAGGATGGCAAGTGAGCTGATTTACTAtccaaataatttattttatgaGGCATAAATGAACCACAAATTGTCCAGATCCTGCTATGACTTTCACGTCTGGCTTTTAGCCTGTGATTTGTACACAGGGCCTATTTTGTTGATCTTagttttatttttgaattaCATAAATACTCCAGGAATAGCAGATGATACTGTAGTACTTTCTCCTTATGTGCATTTCAGGTCTTGGTGGGAGTAGACCAGGCCGGCAATAAGGCCTTATAACCTGGTGGTTCCAGACTGTCCGGGCAGTTGTCCTATCTCTTGCCTCCAGCTCAGTTTACAGATGCAGTGTAATTGaatctttctgttttttttgcttgttgCAAAAAAGAAATAGTGAGAATGAAACGGGCTTGATGATCAGCCAGGGGAGGGTCCCCCGGAACTTGTAATCGCAGCCCACACATAGATGCTGGTCCTTGGGGCCTGTTCTCCTTCCCCAAGGATCGTTACATTTACAGTGATTGTTTTTCCTAGGCATGTCGGTGACTCACACTGTGTATCAACTTCTCTGCCCGAGTCAAAGAGGATCGCTAATGTGTGTCGCTTCAAAATAAGGAGCTTTCCAAATGCTTTTACCACAATTAGAGATGTTTGTCATATTTTGCCTGGCATTTAATGAGATTACATCCTTCCTGAATTATGCAATTTGCCTTCCTTTTGTAAGTGCTATGCTAGTCAGCGGTTTTTGTGGAGTAACCCCTAAATTCGTATATGGCATGTCGCAGAAGGAAGAAAATTAACTGTTTAATTTTTAGCCTGCATTGATGTGAATGTTAGCTATTCAAGCCTATTCTAACCCTAAAGTTGTATGGCTTGACCACTATTATTAGGTTCCTGCTTTGTTAGAAGCTGTTGTGTAGCTTCTGTTCCAGTCCTGCTCACACCTGGAAGCTCAGCCGAGCCTCACTAATGCCCAGTCGAGGACTCGAATGTTTGCAATGTGCTCTTTGCCTCTCACTTGTAAGTTGCTTAGCAAACCCATCTCACACAGGGCTGATCCAAAACTGCTCACATTTGTCAGTTTTGAGACAGCAGCTCCGTTGTGCCGGTGTAATAAGCAGGAAAATTAAACAGAAGGAGAGGTCAGTGGCCTGCtggctcgccccccccccccatccccccacccccgtgagGAGCCCTGTGAGCTGAGCAGAAAGCAGCCCCGTGTGGGTGGAACTGTCGAGATGTTCTTGGGCGGCCAGTCTGAGTCACAGCTGGGGGGGTGCTACATGGCTTAGCCATGAATAATGAGCATAGCCAGGGGAACATGTGTCCAAGTGGCTCATATATTtgttaataaaatgaaaaagaggACATGCAAGAGAGGACATGCGTGTAGCTGAATATTGGGAGTGTGTTTCCATGTTTCACGTACAGATGCTCCCCGGGTGACCATATTTCGACTTTACGTCATGTTTTTCCACTTTCAGTATATTATTAAAcaaattacatgagatattcaacgTTTTATTCtaaaataggctttgtgttaatggttttgcccaactgtaggctaatgtaagtgttctaagcatgtttaaggtaggctaggctatgatgtttgttaggttagctgcgttgtattaaaatgcattttcgccttACAATAATTTCGACTTACGATTTATCGGAACGTAATCCCGTCGTAACCTAGGGTCAAGCTGTGAAACGATGAGTTTAGCTCCTGCGCCAGTGCCCAGTGCCGTTTTAGCCAGTCCTACGACAGAAGCGAATACACACCTCGCGTGTTCGGTCGTATTTTTAACCGTCCTGTCGCACTAACCATTTCACTAACCGTGGCTTAAACGAGTTAGCTAGTGTCAGCAGCGGTGATAGTGTTACACTGACTAGCGCTCCACTCCCCTCTGCTTCCCCCTGCTGACGTGACGCTTGGCCGGTCTCCCCTGGGACAAGCTGGTGGCCTCGATCGTCTTCATCAGCTTCGGTGTAGTGGCGGCGTTTTGCTGCGCCATCGTGGACGGAGTGTTCGCTGCAAGGCACATCGTAAGTATGCTGCGTGGTCTGGAAGCAGATTCTTACCAAGAACCACTGCTCTTGGAGTGGCCTTGTTTActatactactaataatattaCTGGAAGTATATTAAAATTACTAATAATATTTTTCCTAGTAGTACatcaaaatactaaaaatattattactagtatttaaaaaaatgctaataATATTATTAGTATATTATAATCACTGCCCCCTGCAATGGGGTGGCACCCCACCcatagactctggaccccccgcaatcctgaataggataagcagttacagggaatggatggatagcttcatattataattattaataatattaatattctaTGCTTTCTAACTGGTGTCTTTAGGGTGCAAACTAATAAAAATGACCTAAATTGTTCAGGTTTATTTAGGGTGCATGCTTTTCTGGGGATTGTAGCATCTggctgtaaatataaatgtatagtAAATGTATATGTTTAGTTTAAATTCACTTagtaatataatattttttgaGGTAAAAATACTTGGGTAAAGCCATTTTAGCAGCTAATAATGATAATCTCAGCTTCTGAAGGGTTAAAGGCTGGTTGGTGACTAATAAGATATCGATTTTGGGAGTTGCCTTGTGTTGTGTGTTGGGGTTTCTTTGGTTCCATGTCTTCATGGGTACATTGTGTTTGTTGCCTTCCAGGACCTGAGACCTCTTTATGCGGGCCGGTGCGAGTATTATTCCAACGCAGCACCTCTCGATCATGATGTGAGTCGGGCTCTGCAGGGCAATAGTACTCGAGTCCCGCCTTGAGATGTTTTCTGTTGTCTTGGACTTGTCTTGGATTTGGCAAAGGTGGTCTTGAATACAGCTCCGGCTCACTGCAACCCTTAACACTTCTGACAATGTTTATGCTTAAATTAAGATGTCGAACACTGTTACAGGTTAGAATGTCTTATCACCAAAAAAATATACTTATTGGACATACGGACTCCTGTAGACTTAGTAGTCAACCTAAGTGAATGTGTATAAAACCTGCTCGCACACACACTCGCAGTCGTGATGACTTTAGAGGTTTCAATCCCATGGTCCCTTCAATATCCCCGGCAGCATTTCATACAGAGACGGGGCAGCGATTGGCTTACGACTGTCACATGTCTGTCTCTGTGCTGTTCTCACAGGTCAACTGCCAAACAGGTGGGCGTGGTTCCTGCAACCTGCGTGTGAAGAGCAACACCTGCTACTGCTGTGAGCTGTACAACTGCGGCAAGTGAGTTAGCCGTGCCCGTATCGCACGCAGTCTTCTCTCTGCAGATCCTCGGAGCGGTTCCTCGTTCGTTTAAAGTGCCTGTATCCACGCAATAGCCTCCTTTATCAAATCCGTTGCTACTATGTGAATAGATCACTATGACACTGCTGGGTGAAACATTTTTCTGCACCTATGTTACAGAGAACATCCTCTTTTGGGACCTCAAAATAAAGACGTTTTGAAAAAATTTAAGAAAACATCTATGATTTGGAAGTAGGTCTTGACCCCTCTCTCATCTTCAGTACTGTCAGAAGTTCAGCTGTTCCTTGGTGTAAATTAACCATGTGGCTTTGTGGGATACTAACGTCCTGCTTACGCCAGTGTGGGGAATgagccggggtgggggggggggggggagagggcttCGCTTGCATGTTCATGTTCTCCATGCATCCATCGAGAGGAGGACTTCTCATTTCAACGGGACATCCGTCAGCCATCGTTATCTCCGTGTgaagcaccacccccccccctagaCGTTGTGAAGTGATAGCTTGTCCATGTCAACGCCAAACGAGGGCTTAGCTGATCCATCTTGACGTTCATCATACTCATTGTCAAAAAAATGTCTCGCAGCAGTCAGTGTGCCTTGTCTACTTTTACTCGTAAGCATGGGGCCCTTTCCTTTTCTTACATGTGCCGATGTGGGTTTTGTGTGAGGATGTGTTGGTTATTCGCTGGTCATTTATTCCCTGTCTTCTTATTCCAGCCTACGGGCACCTTTGCTGTCTCTCTATCCCTCCTCCACGTCTGTCTCTCCTTCCGCTTCTCGCACTGCAGTCGCGTGGAGCTAATGGGTGGCTACCACGAGTACACCGACGTGCAAAGCTGTCAGGACGTCGTTCACCTCTACCACCTGCTTTGGTCGGCGACCACCCTCAACATCGTGGCTCTCTTCCTGGGCATCATCACTGCAGCCGTCCTTGGTGGATTCAAGGATATGGTGAGACACTCATCACACACTCCGGCCTTGGCCATCATCCAGCCACATTAGTCGTTATGTCATGATCTATGGCATCTGTCGTCATCTAAGGCATAGTCTGCTCTAGTTACCAAGACTAGCTAAAGAAACTGTGTGCCTAAGGTTAAAATTGGCTTTATTCATGCCAGGGGAAAATTCTGGAACATGGTAAATACCTGGTACATGGAAGCGCAAACAGGAGTCTGTTTGATCTGTAAAAACTTAAGGGAGGAGAAATGTTTATGACATATATGCATACTCCTCAAGACCCGATTGCTCCAGAAATTCCAATACTAGCGTAAAGCCTTTTTAGGTTTCCTGAATGTTCTTAATGTTGCTCTTGGTCGTAGAATAGTCGAATTAGGTTCTTGTCTTGTTAGAAgttgttgtgtagctcctgctcctgGTCGACTCCTCGACAGCAGGTATGCTTGTAATGTGCTGTTTGCCTCATTTGTATGTTACTCTGAACTAAAGTGGCTGCTgagtaaaataaatgtaaacatgcTGTGTAGATCTTGCAAACATGCAGTGTCTAAATATGCAGCGTAGAAAGATGCAGTGTAGATCTTGTTCTGATCTCCCACCATGAGAAATACACAATTTCTGCAAATACACATGGCAAAAATCAGTTTGTCGTTCATATCTTCCCTCTTGATCATTTCAGAAAGGTGAATAGTGATACTGGATGTGAATGTTACAATTTAGTAATGGGGTGATTCCTTTAGATACTTTGTTCCCTTTGGCTCTGTTATTTCTGTAATTCCTGCAATGCAAAGAACATTAAATATATGAGCCATTTGCAACCCAGTTAGTTTCAGTTGTCTGTTGCAGTGTTTCATTAACCGGTCCTTGGAGAACAggcagtgcacatttttgctccctcccagctccctaccagacagtccacatttttgctccctcccagctccctgccacacagtccacatttttgctccatctcagctcagtctgggggtccccaaaaactggattgggaaacattgctgTACAGTGTTTGCCGGGGTTACCCAGGCGATGTTGACTTCGACAGTACATTCGGTGCTAAGTCAGATTCCACTTTGTGGTCTGGCTGTTTCAGTCACAAACACAGAAAGATGAACTGGTCtccatgtggtgtctaatgcaTCCCACTTCCATGAGGGTGGGGATGGAGCTAAAGGCTAACCTCAGTGTGTCCAGCTTGGGCAGCCACCATTCACATTATTATAGGGGCATTTTCTATTTCAGTCGATCGGCCAGAGGGGTGCGGTGATACGAGTTAATATCACTTACAGCATCGCGTGTGCTTTGGACAGGCACCGACTCCGGCGCCAGACAGCTGTGAAACGGAGCCCCTACCAGCGCCTGCTCCTTGTGACCCCCAGCCCGTGACCTCATCCTACAGCTCCTACCACAACAGCACCCCCTGCCTGCCGCCCTACACGGCCTATGACCTGCAGGTGATTAATCTTCCCTCTAACCGATGGATCGGCGTAGCAGCATTGCACGATGTAAATAAAGCCAACTGAGTGACTTATGGccagaaggtcacaggttcaagtCTCAAGGAAGTTGCTGCCATTGTCACCTCTCCGCCACATCACGTCACTGAAATATCCTTCGATAAGAGTGGAAAAACCGCATATTAAGTAGTTCATTCTGGATAATAGCACAGTGACACTTCACCCCGATAGGGAAATTGTCTCTGCCTATCCAAGCTTGCGCGCAAAGACAAGCGAGAGTTTgagggtcacagtgcagggttcACCAGCATCCGGTACCCGAAATGCAGTTGGGGGGTTAGGGGTTTCGCTCAGAGACCAAACAGTAGCCAGTGTCTACTGGCTGTGGAACTTGAACTTGCGACCTTTCTATCACCGGCATGGCCTCTGAAAACACTCAGCCATGTgtgatcaaatcaaatcaagacGTGGAAATAAAAGCTTCAGAATATTCCAGTATTAGAATTATATGTGTGAGTACCAATGCGCATACATATACATTTAAGagggaatatttttttttgcagatctTCCGTTGAGTTCACTAAACCCGAGGTGACATTTATGTGAGGCTGGTGAACACATTGCTGGCACAGAGCGTCTCCCAGTTTGGTATCCCAGTTGTATGTGTTACCTCCCACACCACAAAGATGTTCAGTTATGTGAAGTCATATGCAGAGGTGGGAATTGCTGTTAAAAATCCAGAGCAAGGTTTTGCTTGAACCAAAACTCAGAAACACGCAGCACATGAATGACGAGGATGTTTGTGATGCAAAGCAGAAGTTTTATTTTGAAGTCATTTAATGATAATCAGTATAGTAAAGTGTCAAGAAACTGTTTATAGCAACAATGTACAGTAAGCAGCACATGCAGAAAGTTAATGGGTTATGGAGGCACATAATGCTGAATCTGTTTTTGTTGTAAATGATGCTTAATCACAGTTATTTAATCTTGGGAAAATATGGTGAGTCGCTCAGAGTTAAGTgtcctgctcaagggcccaacaatgGAATCACTCAACCAGCCATGATATCTGATCCTACAACCTTCTATTCACAGGCATAAAGCACAAACCTGCAGAGCCACAGAATGATTTTAATCCCTTTTTTGTTAATTGTGAATTCTATACTTCCAGCCTGTTTTGATGCAGCATAGTAAACTTGCACATTTGCGTGTCACAAAGCAGTTCTGATGTCTTCATACTGCCTTCCATCCCAGTACCTGCGCATCTCAATGCTATTTCTGTAAACAGGGGCTTCATTTCTGCCTGACTGTGAGGAAACTGGAGGCATATTTTTTTCAGAGAATTTTTCTCTCTGTCAAATACAGGCAGTGCACGGGATAATAATGTCAGATTTACGGACAGCTGGTATTTATGAATGGTCTGCCCTAAAGCCTATCATATTCAAAATTTGAGAAATATAATGGTTCTTAAAAaaatttattattgttttttattattactattattgttgttattattataattctGGCCTGTATTATTACTGTTCCAAGTTACTTGCACAGTTAGCTTTGGGAGTTGGTCTCGACTTAGGGGGCGGGTCTCGTCTGAGAGGGCGGGTCTCGACTTAGGGGGCGGGTCTCGACTTAGGGGGCGGGTCTTGACTTAGGGGGCGGGTCTCAACTGAGGGGGCGGGTCTCGTCTGAGAGGGCGGGTCTCGACTTAGGGGGCGGGTCTCAAGTGAGAGGGCGGGTCTCGACTTAGGGGGCGGGTCTCGACTTAGGGGGCGGGTCTTGACTTAGGGGGCGGGTCTCGACTGAGGGGGTGGGTCTCGACTGAGGGAGCGGGTCTCGTTCGTATCGCTAATGAAATGTTAAACGCCTTGAGGAGCCTTACGCATGTGTGACTCTCGCCCTCCCCAGGCACCCAGCGTCTTCCTGGACTCCTCGGGCCTCTCAGATGACTCCCTGTCCGGGGCAAGCGCGATGTGGCCCACGCAGATCCCTCCCCGATACTCCCCCCCCTACTACCCCCCAGATGACAAGCCCCCACCATACAGCCCCTGAGGCCCCAGCCAGTGGAGAACACCCAGAAGGGAGAGGTGGccgtaatccccccccccctttttttttggcTTAGCGGAAGGGAGAGGCCCGTTCTTCTTGGGCTGGAGTCTCGCCCCACCCGAGTATCGGGTCGCCGCCACGATGCCTCTCGGTCGCCGGCCACACCCACGTCACTGACGACGACGGACCACCATGTGCGCGCCGCTTCAGCTCTTCATACCGGTTTGGCAGCACGGGTGCCCACAGCTTTGTTGGAGCAGAAAGCAAAAACGAACTTGGAAACTCAAACCTCCAAGCAGGAAGGCATTCCTGTCCTGAAGGACACAGGAAGAGCAAAGGAGCGCTACCCAGCCTGGCGTTTCTAGCATCGATTTGCCACCGCAGGGCTGTGATGTTCCTAAAATCATCCCACACACTGCCCTGTCTGGCGAGCCACGCTACATCTTCCTGTCAAGCTCTGGGGGACATCAGGACCGTTTATAGAAACACTTTAATGACCTGGCCAGCTTCTAGAATCACCGTCCCTGGATCTGACCAGATCAGAGCTCCACCTTCCACAGAGGACGTCAGTGATCTTTCAGCTCTGCCGCTTCCTGTGTGTCTTGTTCAAATTAGATTGCTTCCAGTCTAATGAGGCAGCCCTTCTCGACGCGGCTGCTTTGCGCCAATTACGCCTACTTGCGTCACGCTCGCATTTACCGACATTCAAGTACAATATGCAGACCGCACCAGCTGACCCGTTGTACTTTTGTTTTTGTCTGGGCAGCTAGATTGGGGTCATTGTATTCAGACTGTTCAGTCTCCACCATAATGTGTAACATGGAAGTTTACATGTGCCCCATTACGTATTAATGAAGCATCATCTCTGCCAAACTCAAACGTTACAACCCACCACGCCCACCTAAACATCTCTGTAAGAATAGCTTTAAATCAGCTGCAAGCGTTTTATAATGTATGGTACACAGTCAAGATCTGCATCACCCTACCTTTTCATTGTGACATCGGTTTCGTTGTGTTTATTGCACTGAAAATGTAGCATAAAAATGATAATTCTCtgtcttttttttataatttaagaATAAGGGAGATTTTAAGACTCAGGATCTTGTTTTCGAGCTGATATTTATTTTCAGGTTTTTCACAATGCAGGAAATTACTTaaggattattattatgagGTGTCGACTCTTT
Encoded proteins:
- the LOC125713367 gene encoding transmembrane protein 255A-like isoform X1 produces the protein MPSGLSQQANGISLSDTVGSFRRRKRNSIIVTVSLLIVSLLILTTGLAATTRTQNVTVGGYYPGVILGFGSFLGIIGAHLIENKRQMLVASIVFISFGVVAAFCCAIVDGVFAARHIDLRPLYAGRCEYYSNAAPLDHDVNCQTGGRGSCNLRVKSNTCYCCELYNCGKEHPLLGPQNKDVLKKFKKTSMIWNRVELMGGYHEYTDVQSCQDVVHLYHLLWSATTLNIVALFLGIITAAVLGGFKDMAPTPAPDSCETEPLPAPAPCDPQPVTSSYSSYHNSTPCLPPYTAYDLQAPSVFLDSSGLSDDSLSGASAMWPTQIPPRYSPPYYPPDDKPPPYSP
- the LOC125713367 gene encoding transmembrane protein 255A-like isoform X2 — its product is MPSGLSQQANGISLSDTVGSFRRRKRNSIIVTVSLLIVSLLILTTGLAATTRTQNVTVGGYYPGVILGFGSFLGIIGAHLIENKRQMLVASIVFISFGVVAAFCCAIVDGVFAARHIDLRPLYAGRCEYYSNAAPLDHDVNCQTGGRGSCNLRVKSNTCYCCELYNCGNRVELMGGYHEYTDVQSCQDVVHLYHLLWSATTLNIVALFLGIITAAVLGGFKDMAPTPAPDSCETEPLPAPAPCDPQPVTSSYSSYHNSTPCLPPYTAYDLQAPSVFLDSSGLSDDSLSGASAMWPTQIPPRYSPPYYPPDDKPPPYSP